The Pseudomonadota bacterium genome contains a region encoding:
- a CDS encoding NrpR regulatory domain-containing protein, protein MFEKMKRKELLILNILKNSEAPLTSNRIAEETSALGHEMSERTVRLYLQKMDQEGLTNSNRKLGHRITERGLTELDSSIIIEKVGFLSAKIDQMAYKMNFDLNTTSGSVVINVTLVEPGLFAKNIPEIKKVYADGYAMGELMTFLGPGENLGHINVPEGMIGVGTVCSITLNGILLKHGIPTVSRFGGLLELRDKKPIRFIEIIMYDGTSIDPLEVFIRSGMTDYLGAIRTGSGKIGASFREFPADSRDAVEHLNVRMKRIGLGGLVRVGMPGQSLLDIPVSEGRVGAIVIGGLNPVSILEETGIRAYSHALAGLVDFNRLFRYEEMDNRIGVHL, encoded by the coding sequence ATGTTTGAGAAAATGAAGAGAAAAGAACTTTTGATTCTTAATATACTGAAAAATTCTGAAGCTCCCCTTACCAGTAACAGAATTGCTGAAGAAACCTCAGCACTTGGTCACGAGATGAGTGAGCGGACAGTAAGGCTTTATCTTCAGAAGATGGATCAGGAAGGTTTAACAAACAGCAACAGAAAACTTGGTCATAGGATAACAGAACGTGGCTTGACAGAGCTGGACTCCTCCATTATCATTGAAAAGGTCGGGTTTTTATCTGCAAAGATAGACCAGATGGCTTACAAGATGAATTTTGATCTTAATACCACATCAGGCAGTGTAGTAATTAATGTAACCCTTGTAGAACCGGGGCTGTTTGCAAAAAACATCCCTGAAATAAAAAAGGTCTACGCTGACGGATACGCCATGGGGGAACTCATGACGTTTTTAGGACCTGGAGAAAACCTTGGGCATATTAATGTACCGGAGGGCATGATAGGAGTCGGCACGGTTTGCTCGATAACCTTAAACGGTATATTACTGAAACACGGTATCCCCACAGTTTCCCGTTTTGGCGGGCTTCTCGAACTCCGGGACAAGAAACCCATCAGATTTATAGAGATTATCATGTATGACGGAACAAGCATAGACCCCCTTGAGGTTTTTATACGAAGCGGTATGACCGATTATCTGGGCGCTATCAGGACAGGCAGCGGCAAAATAGGGGCAAGTTTTCGGGAATTCCCGGCCGACAGCAGAGATGCCGTTGAACACCTCAATGTAAGAATGAAAAGGATCGGCCTCGGAGGACTTGTCAGGGTCGGTATGCCAGGGCAGAGTCTGCTCGACATTCCAGTAAGCGAAGGAAGGGTCGGTGCAATAGTTATCGGCGGACTCAATCCGGTATCAATACTCGAAGAAACAGGTATACGAGCTTATTCACACGCGCTGGCAGGACTCGTGGACTTCAACAGACTTTTCCGGTATGAAGAAATGGATAACAGAATCGGGGTACACTTGTAA
- a CDS encoding GAF domain-containing protein has translation MENIDIREILKQKEQELMILHEVAKDISSNLELKELLKRVVEMVMNLTTADSCLIYLYDRKKDELILSASSHPEDKNLGEIKLRMGEGVTGWAAKEKKPVAIPDKAYKDRRFKAFTILEEDKYESFLSVPILSKDEVVGVMNLRNKEKYAHPQPQIDLLFTVSRYLGSAIENAIIYDEVVKKARQLDLLSEVSRTIVSDYYLKEILQLIVTMTAKVMNSKICSIMLLDEKKEELVISATQSLSDDYKNKPNLKVGQSISGKVVLKKKPITVVDVTKDPGFMYPEIAQREGIASLLSVPMMIKERVIGVINSYTNKEHAFNKEEIDILQTVANQAAVAIENTHLNQEIFAARDALETRKIVEKAKGILMKELNISEDEAYKKIHKKSMDIRKTMKEVSEAVILSSEIRKRT, from the coding sequence ATGGAGAATATCGACATTCGTGAAATATTGAAGCAAAAAGAACAGGAACTGATGATTTTGCACGAGGTGGCAAAGGACATAAGCAGTAACCTTGAACTGAAAGAATTATTGAAACGGGTTGTTGAAATGGTTATGAACCTTACAACTGCTGATTCATGCCTGATCTATCTCTACGACAGAAAAAAGGACGAACTCATTCTCAGTGCCTCCAGTCACCCTGAAGACAAAAATCTCGGCGAGATAAAACTAAGGATGGGCGAAGGCGTAACAGGATGGGCTGCAAAGGAGAAAAAACCCGTTGCTATACCGGACAAAGCTTATAAAGACAGGAGATTCAAGGCATTCACCATCCTTGAGGAAGATAAATATGAATCTTTTCTCTCAGTGCCTATTCTCTCAAAAGATGAGGTTGTAGGCGTAATGAATCTTCGCAATAAGGAGAAATACGCGCACCCGCAACCTCAGATAGACCTCCTTTTCACTGTATCCCGTTATCTGGGAAGTGCTATCGAAAATGCGATCATCTATGACGAGGTCGTAAAGAAGGCGCGGCAATTGGATCTTTTATCCGAGGTATCCCGGACAATAGTTTCCGATTATTACCTCAAAGAAATATTGCAACTAATCGTTACTATGACTGCAAAGGTGATGAATTCAAAGATATGTTCCATCATGCTTCTGGACGAAAAGAAAGAAGAGCTTGTTATTTCTGCTACTCAAAGTCTGAGCGATGATTACAAAAATAAGCCGAATCTAAAGGTAGGCCAGTCAATCAGCGGTAAGGTAGTGTTAAAGAAAAAACCCATTACAGTTGTTGATGTTACGAAAGACCCGGGGTTTATGTATCCTGAAATAGCACAGAGAGAAGGAATTGCTTCGCTTCTCTCTGTGCCTATGATGATTAAGGAGAGAGTAATAGGCGTAATAAACAGCTATACCAACAAAGAACATGCCTTCAATAAAGAGGAAATAGATATCCTTCAGACAGTTGCCAACCAGGCTGCCGTGGCAATAGAAAATACTCATCTCAATCAGGAGATTTTTGCCGCCAGAGATGCCCTGGAAACCAGGAAGATTGTGGAAAAGGCAAAAGGCATTCTCATGAAGGAATTGAACATCTCTGAGGATGAAGCCTACAAGAAGATACACAAAAAGAGTATGGACATAAGGAAGACCATGAAAGAGGTCTCTGAGGCAGTTATACTTTCTTCGGAAATAAGAAAAAGGACTTGA